CCATTAAACACCATGCTGCCGCAGTTTTCGTCTTCCAGCAGGTCGTTGATGATGTCTAGGTGAGGGAACTCGTCGGTCATCAAGCTTTGTGCTTGTTGTCGCGCCGTCTCAGTATCAATGTGGTTCAGAGAAGTGTTGCTAGCCACGGCCGGTGTGTAACGGTTGTTCATTCCCATGTTTACAGAATTAAAACTCCTTGATCGAAAGGACCCATCCTGACCGAAAGGGAAGCTTGACTGATAAGCCGGTGTTTGTGTGTAAGATGCTGACGGCAATGTGGTTGGGACAACTCCATGAGAGCTTGGGTGGTGGTTGAAACTAGATGACGAGCCAGGAGAGTTACCGACTATGGCGTGTTTATAGGATTGAGGAGTGTAAGTTTGGTGGTTGCGTAGTGAAGAGTCAGGACCTAGACGACCCGAACGAGGAAGGGGTGTTGTTGGTTGAACCGAGGAGGAGACGATAACAGGCGCTGGTCGCATCGCAGGGATTATTGGAGCACTAGAAGGCCTTGTTACAGTTGTTGTTGCAGGTTGTTTTGGAGCAGTGATCTTTTGTATATCAGCTTTGAGACCACCAGCTTGCGACTGACTATCTGAAGATGGCGGTGACACCTGACTTGATGAAGGTGGTCCAGTAGCTGACATTACTTTCTTGTTTGGAACAGCGTCTGCGTTTGAAACGCTCCTTTTCTCCTGTTTTGTCTGAGTTAACGGTGGAGGATTCTTAGCAGCAGTTCTTGGAGAAGAAAGCACAGCAGCGCTTTTCTCTTCAAGTCGATCCATGCGAGCTGAGTTCACAATGACTTGAGCCACGTTGCGTAGCTGAAATAGGAATTTGCATTAGTTCAATCAGTCAGAATCTCACTTCTATAAGTTTTGAACACTTAAAGTATGAGTGACCACCAACCTTCCCAACGGGTCTACGATTCCGAGAGCTCTCTGATTCCTGGATGTGGGAGACAACAACCCAATCAGATTCGGAAGACGAATTTTGACTCTTTGGCTGATCATCATCTATCACAGTCACTAAACTGCAGGCATCAGATGTCATTTTTACTTGCTGGTTCTTTCCTCTGCAAAATCACAAAGGTGTGTTATCATTAGTAATCAGAACAGACAGAACAAGGGAAGGTCAAAACAAACTTACTTGTTTGGTGACTTCTGGTTTTGATAATTCAAGAAATTCCCTTTGTAAGAGCCGTTGGTAACACCTGACCGGATAGAATCGTTAGAACAAGTCGAGGAACTATCATCCATAGTGGACGGATTCTTTCTTTCCGCAATTCCATTGGGTGTAGATATGGAAATGCTGCTCCCTTCTGATGGAGGAGGATGAATTTCCAAAGCATCGGCATCCCAATGAACAGAACTACTGTCCCCATCTTCTAAATCAGGGTGAAGAATGTCAGCCGAACCATCCACGGAGTCAGATATGTCGGACACCTCTTCAAGAGTATCAGTCTTTTCAGCTGAGGGTTGTGCTTTCTCTGTAACAGAATCATTTTCCTCCTCATCATGGTGGTTTTCCTCGAGATCCTTTTCATGTGTTGCTAATGTCACCTTTTCTTCCTTCTTTTTGTCCTTCCCTTTATTTTTGTTCCGTTTCTGCTTTGCCTATAAAAATGtccaacaaccaaagaaaactttcatcAACATCAAAGCTGTATAGGACATGCAGGAGCAAGATTAGTTTTTGGAACAGCAGAAAGTATCACACCTGTTTCTTCTTAgatttcttctctctctctgctgCTCCTCTTTTGGCTCTCTGTTCGGTTTCTGCTAACcactcttcctcttcctcacgAATTAAGTCTTCCTGCCTTTTTAGCGCAATGGCTTCTTTATATGCAACCTCGATTTTGCTGCTGCAGTTGTCAGAGATATTGAAGTACGATACATAAGAACAGTAAggaagaaaacaatagaatTATGGAAACATAGTTATGGACTCTTACTTGAAGATATGGGTAAGAACAAATATCTCCACAGCTCGTCTGCCCAACTCAGTTAAATGTCTCTCATCACGCTCAACGGCTTCATTGCTGACCTCTTCTCCATCATTGCCATCCTAGATTTGCATCGaagaacaaaaacaattatttcaCTACATGTAACTTTCTAGTGGACAATGCAACAAGACCTCTAAAAGAGGAAAATGGACAGAcaacaaaaaacaatataaaacgaATGCAGATACAATCACAGAGAACGGAATTTctaccccaaaaaaaaaaaatatatatatatatatacacctcATGAAACCGACCTTTGTACGGTTTTGTGGGGCTTTATTCTCTTTTGGAGGCAACGGTTCTAGAGCAGCTCTCTCTAGGAGTAACAGCACATCATCAACTAATACGAACATATCTTTGTCCACACTAACAATCGGAGCTGGATATTCCTTGGCATCTAACGATCTTGCCCTAGCTTTCTTGCTCTTAGATTGGCCTTCAAGAGCCTTCAACCCACTATACAAGGAATCCATCACCAAAGTGGAGGTAACTTCCTTCTCAATGAAAAAGTGTTTTACAATTCCTTTTAGGATTACATCCATTTTCTCTCTAGACATCCGATGCCTAGAGTTTTGGTCCATCCCTAACCAGAAAACACCGAAGCTGCAACCAAGAATGATAATCGATTCCTTTTTAGGCAAAATTGCTCAACTTGAGAGAAAAAGATAACACAAGAAATATAACGTGAGGCAACAATACTCTACTAGATTGGTGTAAATCCTGGCCTTCAACAAGTGTGTGAACTAAGAAAATTTTCCCACATCCTCTTTAAGGGATTATCCGTCCCACCATCTCAAGTTCCTAGGCTATAAACACTTGTAAATCAGAGACAGTGGAGAGCCACAaccacgaaaaaaaaaaaaaatatatttctaaaactaAAGCAAATTTATGTTGGACTCCAAACGCATGGTGGAAAACAAGAAAATTCTAGACATAGCAAGGTATCCTCAGAGGAAAAGTAACCACAGCTAGTTCTTGCTCACTTTTCTTCAAAAATTGCCACTGCACTATGATTACATTTTCGGAATCTAGAGAGCTACGGGTATAAGTTGCAATGAAAAATACCTCGTCCATCTTGCCTTGTCCTCTATCAACCTCCCAAGCTTGCTTCTTTTCTCTTCCACAAAACGTCGGCAATTTTGCTCTACGTTTGACAAATACACCCTAACAAGCTCTCTCCTATAACCGCAGTGAAGGCAGCGAAAAGGTCGGTCCACCCTTTCCCTGCAAGGACCAGTTACAGGAATATTAtccaaaatacataaataagtGACAccggaaaacaaagaaaaaaatgaacttGTGGAGCTGTAAGTGAATGTTAGCATGGAAAACTGGACGTGGTAATATTTTACTCAGGCTCTAACAATACACAGTCAACTTTGCATTACCTGATCACCTGAACTTGAGCCTCAATTGTAAGAGAGTCGGAATCATCTATGAACCCATCCTGTAACTTAGTTGACTCCATAAACTTTTTCCATCCCCAATCATGCTCTTTCTTCCAAAACCGGTGAAGTGTATCTGCAAGAGGTGAGTTCAGGTGTCTGCATATTTAAAGGGAGGCAAGAAAATTAAGACTCAAAAAGTCACCTGAAAATTTGGATTTCTTTGGATCTTTATTCACCACAGCTATAGTAAACTGAGCAAAATGACTCCAGCCTGTATCAAGAAGATAACAAAGAAACCTAATGACCAGGTATCCAAAGAGAGAAAGGAGGCCATGCAGACCAGTGGACAAAACTACTAACCTGGAAGAAGTTTATCATGGTTTGCAACACAGAGAAACAAGGAGAGATGATTGCAAACATCACATCCTTGtggataaattaaaatatacctgAAAAGTTGAAGACAAATGTAACAAAACAGAGCCTTAAAACCAGATCCCAACTTATTATTGTGAGACAAAATTTAAGGATGAGAAAGATTAAACTACGTCATGTACCATTTGTAGCCGCCAGCTTCA
The window above is part of the Brassica napus cultivar Da-Ae chromosome C8, Da-Ae, whole genome shotgun sequence genome. Proteins encoded here:
- the LOC106424306 gene encoding TNF receptor-associated factor homolog 1b isoform X2, whose protein sequence is MTETVNEDSGVGRSVEASSNGHHSLSGESLSLSKWRSSAQVENGTPSTSLSYWDTDDDEDHGLKPSQLFGKHKWKIEKFSEIKKRELRSNYFEAGGYKWYILIYPQGCDVCNHLSLFLCVANHDKLLPGWSHFAQFTIAVVNKDPKKSKFSDTLHRFWKKEHDWGWKKFMESTKLQDGFIDDSDSLTIEAQVQVIRERVDRPFRCLHCGYRRELVRVYLSNVEQNCRRFVEEKRSKLGRLIEDKARWTSFGVFWLGMDQNSRHRMSREKMDVILKGIVKHFFIEKEVTSTLVMDSLYSGLKALEGQSKSKKARARSLDAKEYPAPIVSVDKDMFVLVDDVLLLLERAALEPLPPKENKAPQNRTKDGNDGEEVSNEAVERDERHLTELGRRAVEIFVLTHIFNKIEVAYKEAIALKRQEDLIREEEEEWLAETEQRAKRGAAEREKKSKKKQAKQKRNKNKGKDKKKEEKVTLATHEKDLEENHHDEEENDSVTEKAQPSAEKTDTLEEVSDISDSVDGSADILHPDLEDGDSSSVHWDADALEIHPPPSEGSSISISTPNGIAERKNPSTMDDSSSTCSNDSIRSGVTNGSYKGNFLNYQNQKSPNKGKNQQVKMTSDACSLVTVIDDDQPKSQNSSSESDWVVVSHIQESESSRNRRPVGKLRNVAQVIVNSARMDRLEEKSAAVLSSPRTAAKNPPPLTQTKQEKRSVSNADAVPNKKVMSATGPPSSSQVSPPSSDSQSQAGGLKADIQKITAPKQPATTTVTRPSSAPIIPAMRPAPVIVSSSVQPTTPLPRSGRLGPDSSLRNHQTYTPQSYKHAIVGNSPGSSSSFNHHPSSHGVVPTTLPSASYTQTPAYQSSFPFGQDGSFRSRSFNSVNMGMNNRYTPAVASNTSLNHIDTETARQQAQSLMTDEFPHLDIINDLLEDENCGSMVFNGSIFNSEPQLFNNQYSYHGGGSADLGISGELLSSGRSRSFGDEGFHYMPRGPYAEGLIPTQWQMANMDLSLLAMRNSNMEDTASYHHTYNFGLDSTNQSFSSGINGYTEFRPSNGH
- the LOC106424306 gene encoding TNF receptor-associated factor homolog 1b isoform X1, yielding MTETVNEDSGVGRSVEASSNGHHSLSGESLSLSKWRSSAQVENGTPSTSLSYWDTDDDEDHGLKPSQLFGKHKWKIEKFSEIKKRELRSNYFEAGGYKWYILIYPQGCDVCNHLSLFLCVANHDKLLPGWSHFAQFTIAVVNKDPKKSKFSDTLHRFWKKEHDWGWKKFMESTKLQDGFIDDSDSLTIEAQVQVIRERVDRPFRCLHCGYRRELVRVYLSNVEQNCRRFVEEKRSKLGRLIEDKARWTSFGVFWLGMDQNSRHRMSREKMDVILKGIVKHFFIEKEVTSTLVMDSLYSGLKALEGQSKSKKARARSLDAKEYPAPIVSVDKDMFVLVDDVLLLLERAALEPLPPKENKAPQNRTKDGNDGEEVSNEAVERDERHLTELGRRAVEIFVLTHIFNSKIEVAYKEAIALKRQEDLIREEEEEWLAETEQRAKRGAAEREKKSKKKQAKQKRNKNKGKDKKKEEKVTLATHEKDLEENHHDEEENDSVTEKAQPSAEKTDTLEEVSDISDSVDGSADILHPDLEDGDSSSVHWDADALEIHPPPSEGSSISISTPNGIAERKNPSTMDDSSSTCSNDSIRSGVTNGSYKGNFLNYQNQKSPNKGKNQQVKMTSDACSLVTVIDDDQPKSQNSSSESDWVVVSHIQESESSRNRRPVGKLRNVAQVIVNSARMDRLEEKSAAVLSSPRTAAKNPPPLTQTKQEKRSVSNADAVPNKKVMSATGPPSSSQVSPPSSDSQSQAGGLKADIQKITAPKQPATTTVTRPSSAPIIPAMRPAPVIVSSSVQPTTPLPRSGRLGPDSSLRNHQTYTPQSYKHAIVGNSPGSSSSFNHHPSSHGVVPTTLPSASYTQTPAYQSSFPFGQDGSFRSRSFNSVNMGMNNRYTPAVASNTSLNHIDTETARQQAQSLMTDEFPHLDIINDLLEDENCGSMVFNGSIFNSEPQLFNNQYSYHGGGSADLGISGELLSSGRSRSFGDEGFHYMPRGPYAEGLIPTQWQMANMDLSLLAMRNSNMEDTASYHHTYNFGLDSTNQSFSSGINGYTEFRPSNGH